The following proteins are encoded in a genomic region of Brachypodium distachyon strain Bd21 chromosome 1, Brachypodium_distachyon_v3.0, whole genome shotgun sequence:
- the LOC100828136 gene encoding tyrosine N-monooxygenase yields the protein MNSTIPKSNPTAATMASPLAAAMAATLFLIVALCTKAVYKGNKAVHKEGRGLPPGPAGLPVVGNMHQMLASKPVFRWLHELLKLIKEEIVCVRLGPVHVVVVACPEMGREVLRRKDAVFADRPTTFAAASFSVGYRSVSISPYGDQWKKMRRVLTSEILSPSAEHRLRGARQQEADHLLRYVKLQCSSSSNGGIIVDVRHVARHFCGNVIRRLALGRRHFRDAAMVGPGPGPDEEEHVDALFAVLNYLDAFCVSDYFPALVGLDLDGHEKVVKGVMRTLNRLHDPVIEERVEEWRLLRKAGAGRRDVADFLDVLASLDAADGSALLTVEEIKSQTIDIMIATVDNPSNAVEWALAEMMNKPEIMRKATEELDTVVGRDRLVQEGDIRGLNYLKACIREAFRIHPYHPLSPPRVAMADTTIAGYSIPKGSQVMLSRIGLGRNPKVWDEPLEFRPERHLTTDDADVTLSEPELRFVSFNTGRRGCPGISLGTEITMMLFARLLQGFVWTKPPGVDRIELREADTSLVLAQPLRLQAEPRLPAHLYL from the exons ATGAACTCTACAATACCCAAGTCCAACCCCACGGCAGCCACCATGGCATCGCCCCTTGCCGCTGCAATGGCTGCCACCTTGTTCCTCATCGTCGCGTTGTGTACAAAGGCCGTGTACAAAGGCAATAAGGCCGTGCACAAAGAAGGGCGCGGTCTGCCACCGGGCCCCGCGGGGCTCCCCGTGGTGGGCAACATGCACCAGATGCTGGCGAGCAAGCCGGTCTTCCGGTGGCTGCACGAGCTGCTCAAGCTCATCAAGGAAGAGATCGTCTGCGTGCGGCTGGGCCCCGTGcacgtggtggtggtggcgtgCCCGGAGATGGGCCGTGAGGTGCTCCGCAGGAAGGACGCCGTGTTCGCGGACCGGCCCACGACGTTCGCCGCCGCGTCCTTCAGCGTGGGCTACCGCAGCGTCAGCATCTCCCCCTACGGCGACCAGTGGAAGAAGATGCGCCGCGTGCTCACCTCCGAGATCCTCTCCCCGTCCGCCGAGCACCGCCTCCGCGGCGCCCGGCAGCAGGAGGCCGACCACCTCCTGCGCTACGTTAAGCTCcaatgcagcagcagcagcaacggcgGCATCATCGTGGACGTGCGCCACGTGGCCAGGCACTTCTGCGGCAACGTCATACGGAGGCTCGCCTTGGGGCGACGCCATTTCCGTGACGCTGCCATGGtggggccggggccggggcccGACGAAGAGGAGCACGTGGACGCGCTCTTCGCCGTGCTCAACTACCTCGACGCCTTCTGCGTCTCCGACTACTTCCCGGCGCTCGTCGGCCTCGACCTGGACGGCCACGAGAAGGTCGTCAAGGGCGTGATGAGGACGCTCAACCGGCTGCACGACCCCGTCATAGAGGAGAGAGTGGAGGAGTGGCGGCTGCTGCGGAAAGCCGGCGCCGGGCGGCGCGACGTCGCCGACTTCCTCGACGTGCTCGCCTCCCTTGACGCCGCGGATGGGAGCGCGCTGCTCACcgtggaagagatcaagtCTCAGACCATT GATATCATGATTGCCACCGTTGACAACCCGTCAAACGCGGTGGAGTGGGCGCTTGCGGAGATGATGAACAAGCCGGAGATCATGCGCAAGGCAACGGAGGAGCTCGACACCGTCGTGGGCCGTGACCGGCTGGTCCAAGAAGGCGACATCCGGGGCCTCAACTACCTCAAGGCCTGCATCCGCGAAGCGTTCCGGATCCACCCGTACCACCCGCTGAGCCCGCCCCGCGTTGCCATGGCCGACACCACTATCGCCGGTTACTCGATCCCCAAGGGGAGCCAGGTCATGCTGAGCCGCATCGGCCTCGGTCGGAACCCCAAGGTGTGGGACGAGCCGCTGGAGTTCCGACCGGAGCGGCACCTGACGACGGACGATGCTGACGTGACGCTCAGCGAGCCGGAGCTGCGGTTCGTGTCGTTCAACACGGGGAGGCGAGGCTGCCCGGGGATTTCGCTTGGCACGGAAATCACCATGATGCTTTTTGCCCGGCTCCTCCAGGGGTTCGTCTGGACCAAGCCGCCTGGTGTCGATAGAATTGAGCTGCGAGAGGCTGACACGAGCCTGGTGTTGGCTCAGCCGTTGCGTCTGCAGGCTGAGCCACGGCTGCCGGCTCATCTCTATCTATGA
- the LOC100825886 gene encoding pentatricopeptide repeat-containing protein At1g09900 has protein sequence MLTSSLPPPTLPGSKPATKPKPAPATSISTAATVSADTAVGGGSGRLSALIRSLCVAGRTADAVRALDAAGNAAGVVDYNAMVAGYCRVGQVEAARRLAAAVPVPPNAYTYFPVVRGLCGRGRIADALAVLDEMTSRSCVPIPPMYHVIIESACRSGGYSSALRVLEALHAKGSTLDTGNCNLVINAICDQGCVDEGLEMLRKLPLFGCEADIVSYNAVLKGLCAAKRWGDVEELMDEMVKVDCPPNMVTFNTLIGYLCRNGLFEQVHEALSQMAQHGCTPDIRMYATIIDGICKEGHHEVANEILSRMPSYGLKPNVVCYNTVLKGICSADRWEKAEELLTEMYQKNCPLDDVTFNILVDFFCQNGLVDRVIELLEQMLEHGCMPDVITYTTVINGFCKEGLIDEAVMLLKNMPSCGCKPNTISYTIVLKGLCSTERWVDAEELMSRMIQQGCLPNPVTFNTIINFLCKKGLVEQAIELLKQMLVNGCNPDLISYSTVIDGLGKAGKTEEALELLNVMINKGITPNVITYSSMAFALAREGRIDKVIQMFDNIQDATIRSDAVLYNAVISSLCKRRETDLAIDFLAYMVSNGCMPNESTYTALIKGLASEGLLCEAQDLLSELCSRRAVRKHLTRRFGIV, from the coding sequence ATGCTCACCTCGTCGCTCCCGCCTCCCACCCTCCCGGGCTCCAAGCCCGCCACGAAGCCCAAACCGGCACCCGCCACCTCCATCTCCACCGCGGCGACGGTATCTGCCGACACAGCCGTCGGCGGGGGAAGCGGCCGCCTCTCCGCGCTCATTCGCTCCCTCTGCGTAGCCGGCCGCACAGCCGACGCCGTGCGCGCCCTGGACGCTGCGGGCAACGCAGCCGGCGTCGTCGACTACAACGCCATGGTTGCTGGCTACTGTCGCGTCGGCCAGGTCGAGGCGGCGCGCCGCCTCGCGGCCGCTGTCCCGGTCCCGCCCAACGCCTACACATACTTTCCCGTCGTCCGTGGCCTCTGCGGACGGGGCCGGATCGCCGACGCGCTCGCGGTGCTCGATGAAATGACAAGCAGGAGCTGCGTGCCCATCCCGCCCATGTACCACGTCATCATTGAGTCCGCGTGCAGGAGCGGCGGGTACAGTAGCGCTCTGAGGGTTCTTGAGGCGCTGCACGCCAAGGGCTCCACTTTAGACACTGGCAACTGTAACCTAGTCATCAACGCCATCTGCGATCAAGGTTGCGTGGATGAGGGATTGGAGATGTTGAGGAAGTTGCCCCTCTTCGGGTGTGAGGCGGACATTGTCAGCTACAATGCAGTTTTGAAGGGCTTGTGTGCCGCCAAGCGGTGGGGGGATGTTGAGGAGCTCATGGACGAGATGGTCAAGGTGGATTGCCCACCCAATATGGTGACGTTCAATACTCTCATTGGTTATCTGTGCCGCAATGGGTTGTTTGAGCAGGTGCACGAGGCCCTTTCTCAGATGGCACAGCACGGCTGCACACCAGACATAAGGATGTATGCAACCATCATTGATGGGATTTGCAAAGAGGGGCATCACGAGGTTGCAAACGAGATTTTGAGTCGGATGCCTTCATATGGTCTCAAGCCCAATGTTGTTTGCTACAATACTGTGTTGAAAGGCATATGCagtgctgacaggtgggagAAAGCTGAGGAGTTACTCACTGAGATGTATCAGAAGAATTGCCCCCTGGATGATGTGACATTCAATATACTTGTTGATTTCTTTTGCCAAAATGGGTTGGTCGACAGGGTGATTGAACTTCTTGAACAGATGTTGGAGCATGGATGCATGCCAGATGTCATCACATATACTACGGTAATCAATGGCTTTTGCAAAGAAGGGCTTATTGATGAAGCTGTCATGCTGTTAAAAAATATGCCATCATGTGGATGCAAGCCAAACACCATAAGCTATACTATTGTGTTGAAAGGTTTGTGCAGTACCGAGCGGTGGGTAGATGCTGAGGAGCTGATGTCTCGGATGATTCAACAAGGTTGTCTTCCGAATCCTGTCACATTCAATACGATCATCAATTTCTTGTGCAAAAAGGGATTGGTGGAGCAGGCGATTGAACTTCTTAAGCAGATGTTAGTGAATGGATGCAATCCTGACCTTATTAGTTACAGCACGGTGATTGATGGACTTGGTAAAGCTGGCAAGACGGAGGAAGCATTGGAGCTGTTAAATGTCATGATCAATAAAGGGATCACACCAAATGTGATAACGTATTCGTCAATGGCTTTTGCTCTCGCTAGAGAAGGTAGAATTGACAAGGTTATTCAGATGTTTGACAACATCCAAGATGCGACAATAAGGTCTGATGCAGTGCTCTACAATGCTGTTATTTCTTCGCTTTGCAAAAGGCGGGAAACAGATCTTGCTATTGATTTTCTTGCTTACATGGTTTCAAATGGATGCATGCCCAATGAATCAACCTATACTGCACTTATTAAAGGTTTAGCTAGTGAGGGATTATTATGTGAGGCACAAGATTTGCTAAGTGAATTGTGCTCCAGAAGAGCTGTAAGAAAGCATTTGACGAGGCGTTTTGGCATTGTATGA